The following is a genomic window from Nisaea sediminum.
GCCAGGGCATATCGCGCTCCGCGCGGAACTGAACCCCGTTCGCCCTCACGCCGGCTCAACCGTCTTGTCCTTGAAATTGCAGAGATCGCTGACCGGACAGACCGGACAATTCGGCTTGCGCGCCTTGCAGATATAACGGCCGTGCAGGATCAGCCAGTGATGCGCGTGCAGTAGCCATTTTTCCGGGATCCGTTTCTCCAGCGCCGTTTCCACGGCAAGCGGAGTCTTTCCCGTCGCCATGCCGGTCCGGTTGGCGACGCGGAAGAGGTGGGTGTCGACGGCGATGGTCGGCTGACCGAAGGCGATGTTGAGCACCACATTCGCGGTCTTGCGACCGACACCGGGGAGCTTCTCCAGGGTCTCCCGGTCCTCTGGGACCTGGCTGCCATGCTCGCGGATCAGGATTTCCGAGAGCGCAATGACGTTCTTGGCCTTCGAATTGAACAAGCCGATCGTCTTGATGTAGTCGCGGACCGTCTCCAGTCCGAGCGCGACCATCTTCTCCGGCGTGTCGGCAACCTTGAAGAGCGGGCCCGTCGCCTTGTTCACCCCGACATCGGTCGCCTGGGCGGACAGCACAACGGCAACGAGCAGCGTGTAGGGGTTGACGTAGTTCAGTTCGCCCACGGGCTCGGGATCGCGGTCGCTCAGGCGCTGAAAAAAGGCGTCGACCGCCGCGTTCGTCATCCGTTTGGCCATGGGTCCGGTACTCTCCTGCGCGCAAACGCCGCGCCCTGCTTGGCTCTTGTCATTCCGGCGCGGCGGCCACAGGTTAGAGCCTTCGGGAATCGCCATGCAACAGAGCCGGGCGCGAGAAATGGACAAATTCGACGATTCAGCGCCGGCGGGACGGGACGAGCCGGTCTTCGACGCCGTGCTCTATCCGCACAGGAGTCTTTCGCCCAGCGGTTTCCTCATCCTGATGCTCGCGATTGCCGGCTGCAGCACCGCGGTCGGTATTCTGTTCTGGATTGCCGGCGCCTGGCCCGTGGTCGGTTTCCTAGGGCTCGACGTGCTGCTTATCTATGTCGCCTTCCGTCTCAGCTACCGCGACGCACGGCGTTACGAGATCCTGAAGCTCACCGCCAGCGCACTCTCCGTGGAGCGTTTCGTGCGCGGACGCCGCGTGCTCGCCGAGGAGCTGCAGCCCTACTGGCTGAATGTGCTGATCGAGGAGGAGCGGAGCGGCCAGAACCGGCTCATTCTCCGCAGCCACGGCCGCACGCTCGAAGTCGGCGCGTTCCTGTCCCCGCCGGAGAAATCCGAACTCGCAGACAGTCTGCGCGCCGCCCTCGCCGGTCTCCGCCCGGCCTGACCGCTTCCCTGCCGTCTAGAGGCCGAGCACGTCCGGCATCGCGTAGAGCCCCGGCTCTCGCCCCGCCGCCCAGATCGCGGCACGCACCGCGCCGGAAGCGAAAATTTCCCGGCTGGCGGCCTTGTGGGTCAGCTCGATGCGTTCGTTGGGCCCGGCGAAAATGACCGTATGATCGCCGACGACGTCGCCGCCGCGCAGGGTCGCGAAACCGATCTGCCCGGATTCACGCGGCCCGGTGACGCCTTCGCGGGATAGCACGCCCTTCTCCTCAAGCGTCACGCCGCGGCCCGCGGCGGCCGCCTTGCCGAGACCAAGCGCCGTGCCCGACGGGGCGTCGACTTTGCGGCGATGATGCATCTCGACTATTTCGATATCGAAACTTTCATCGAGGGCCGCCGCGACCTTCTTCACCAGATCGAACAGCAGGTTCACGCCGAGGCTCATGTTCGGAGCGTAGACGAGCGGAATATGTTTTGCGGCCTGTGCGAGCTCGGCTTCCTGCTCCGTCGTCATGCCGGTGGTCCCGACCACGAACGCCGTCCCCGAAGCCGCGGCGAGTTTGGCGTGCGCCACCGTTGCCTCCGGAGCCGTGAAATCGATCACGACATCCGCCTCCGCGAAGACCGGCATGGCATCGGAAGTGGTTTTGGGAGTATCACCCTCGAAACCGGAAAGCTTCGCGATTTCAATACCTTCTTCGGTACTACCCTTGAGTACTGTACCTCCGGCGATGATTGCGCCTTCGGTCTGGTGCACCTGTTTCGCGATCATCCGGCCCATGAAGCCGCCGACACCCATGATTCCGATCTTCACTGCTGCCATTTCGAGGCCCTCCCGGCTCTCCTGCGATCCCTGCAAGGCGTAGCCGCCTTTTCCGCCCCTGTCGAGCCCGCAGGCGAGACATCCAGAAAATCCCATTCTAAGCTCTCGATTCCTATGATTTTTTATGATATATCGCGCTGATAAAATGTTTGAAATCAGCGATATCATTCTCGGTGCCTTGTCCAAAGGACCGGCGAACGGATACCAGATCCGGCGCCGGATCAATGCCGATTTCGCGCATTTCCAGAGCGTCAGCACCGGGGCGCTTTACCCCGCCCTCGCCAAACTGAAGGCACGCGGCGGCGTCACCGAGACCGGCACTCCGAACGCCCCTCTGGAGCAGCGACAGTTCGAAATAACCGACATCGGTCGTAACTTGCTATGTGAGCGGGTCGCGGCATCGGGTGCCGACGAGCGCCTCAGATCGGACTTTCTGGCTGCGGTCTATTTTTCCGATCTCGCCGGGCCGGGGGAGGTCGAGCGGCTGATGGAGGAGCGGGTCGGTGTCCTGAACCAGGAGATCAGGGCGCTTCTGGCCTTACCCTTGCGCGAGATGTCCAATACCGAGCGCTTCACGGTACGATACGCACTGGCGATCCGCCGGGCAGCGCTGGAGTTCCTCCGGCACGAGGGCCGCGCGATCGTCAATGCCATCGAAATTGAATCAAGATAATCAATGCATTAAAGAGTAATACCCAAAGGAATACCGGTGCTCCCGGTGCCCGACCGGATTTTCGCCAAGATAGCGGCCCTACCGATTTGGAAACAAAAACGCCGGCCTCGATGGGCCGGCGTCCTGTATCGGAGAGCAGCTCGAAAAGGGATCACTCCCTCAGGTCATCCCAGAGTTCTTTCACCTTGTCGAAGAATCCGGCCGACTGCGGGCTGGTCTTCTCGTTCTGCTCGCCGGCGAACTCCTCCAGCAGCTCGCGCTGCTTCTTGGTCAGGTTCACCGGGGTTTCGACCGCGACCTCGACATACTGATCGCCGCGGGCGGGACTGCGCAGAACCGACATGCCCTTGCCCTTGAGACGGAACTGCTTGCCGGTCTGAGTGCCGGGACCGACCTGGATGCGGGCACGCCCGCCCTCGATGGTCGGAACCTCGATCTGTCCGCCCAGTGCGGCCGTCGTCATCGGCAGGGGTACGCGGCAATAGACGTCTGCACCCTCGCGCTTGAAGATCGGATGCTCGGCGATGGAGAGGAAGAGATAGAGATCGCCCGGCGGGGTGCCCCGCGGTCCGACCTCGCCCTCGCCGCTGAGCCGGATCCGGGTGCCGTCCTCGACGCCCGCCGGGATGTTTACCGACAGGGTCTTTTCCTTCTGCGTGCGGCCGGCGCCGCCGCAGGTTTTGCACGGTTTCTCGATCCGCGTGCCGTTGCCGCCGCAATGGGGGCAGGTCCGCTCGATCGTGAAGAAGCCCTGCTGGGCCCGCACTTTGCCATGTCCCTGACAGGTCGTGCAGGTCACCGGATCGGTGCCTTTCTCGGCGCCGGATCCGTGGCACTCCTCGCACTGCACGGAACTCGGAATGTGAATCTCGGCCTGCTTGCCCTTGAAAGCTTCTTCCAGCGTGATCGACATATTATAGCGGAGGTCGGAGCCCCGGCGGTTGCCGCCACGCCGCCCGCCCATGAAGTCGCCGAACATCTCGTCGAAGATATCGGCGAAACCGCCAAAACCGGCACCGCCGAACCCGGCGCCTCCACCGGCGCCGCCCATGCCGCCCTCGAAGGCGTCGTGGCCGAAACGGTCGTAGGCCGCCCGCTTCTGCTCGTCCTTCAGGACGTCATAGGCCTCGTTCAGCTCCTTGAACTTGGCCTCCGCGTCCGGATTGTCAGGATTTCGGTCGGGGTGATACTGCATCGCGAGCTTGCGATAGGCGGATTTCATCTCCGCATCTGAAGCACCGCGCTGGACCCCCAGAACCTCGTAATAATCTCTTTTTGCCATGGCGCGTCATCGTCCCCGCAACGGTGTCGGCAGTCCGGCAAAGATGTGAACCGCCTGCCTTTCCGGATCGGAACCGGGCGGAGGACGATGCCAGGGACTGGTCATCGGCTCCTCCGCCCGAACCGTTGGGATCAGGCGGACTTGTTGTCGCGGTTCTGATCGTCGACTTCTTCGAAGTCCGCATCGACGACGTCATCGCTGGACGCGCTGTCGCCGCCCGCGGAACTCCCCGCGTCGCCGCCCATGTCCGGGCCGGCTTCACCGGCGGAGGCATCCTGCTGCGCCTTGTACATGGCTTCGCCGAGCTTCATCGAGGCCTGCTGGAGAGCTTCCATCTTGGCCTTGATCTCGGCCCCGTCCTCGCCTTCCATCGCGGTGCGCAGGGCGGTCAGGTGGCCGTCGATCTCACCCCGCTCGGCCTCGGAGATCTTGTCTCCGTGTTCGGCCAGCATCTTCTCGGTGCCATGGACCGCGGCATCGGCCTGGTTCTTGGTCTCGACCAGCTCGCGACGGGCCTTGTCGGACTCGGAATTGGCTTCCGCTTCCTTGACCATCCGCTCGATATCCTCGTCGGACAGGCCGCCGGAGGCCTGGATGCGGATCTGCTGTTCCTTGCCGGTGGCCTTATCCTTGGCCGAAACGTTGACGATGCCGTTCGCGTCGATGTCGAAGGTGACCTCGATCTGCGGCACGCCGCGCGGCGCACCCGGAATGCCGACAAGGTCGAACTGGCCGAGCAGCTTATTGTCGGCCGCCATCTCGCGTTCGCCCTGGAACACCCGGATCGTCACGGCGGTCTGGTTATCCTCGGCGGTGGAGAAGGTCTGGCTCTTCTTCGTCGGGATCGTCGTGTTGCGATCGATCAGACGGGTGAAGACGCCGCCCAGGGTCTCGATGCCGAGCGACAGCGGGGTCACGTCGAGCAGCAGGACGTCCTTCACGTCGCCCTTCAGAACGCCGGCCTGGATCGCCGCGCCGAGCGCCACGACCTCGTCCGGGTTCACGCCGCGATGCGGCTCACGGCCGAAGAAGTTCTTCACCGTCTCGACGATCTTCGGCATGCGGGTCATGCCGCCGACCAGGATCACCTCGTCGATCTCGCCGGCGGAGACGCCCGCGTCCTTCAGGGCCGCCTTGCAGGGCTCGACCGTCCGCTGCACCAGATCGTCCACCAGCGCCTCGAGCTTCGCCCGGGTCAGCTTGATGTTCAGGTGCTTCGGACCGGACTGATCCGCAGTGATGAAGGGCAGGTTCACTTCGGTCTGCATCGAACTGGAGAGCTCGATCTTGGCCTTTTCGCCGGCTTCCTTCAGGCGCTGCAGCGCAAGCTTGTCCTTGCGCAGGTCAATGCCGTTCTCTTTCTTGAACTCGTCGGCCAGATAATCGATCACGCGCTGGTCGAAATCTTCACCGCCGAGGAAGGTATCGCCGTTGGTGGACTTCACCTCGAACACGCCGTCGCCGATCTCCAGGATCGAGACGTCGAAGGTGCCGCCGCCAAGGTCATAGACCGCGATGGTGCCGGTATTCTTCTTGTCGAGACCGTAGGCGAGCGCGGCAGCGGTCGGCTCGTTGATGATGCGCAGAACCTCGAGGCCCGCGATCTTGCCGGCATCCTTGGTCGCCTGGCGCTGGGCGTCGTTGAAGTAGGCCGGGACGGTGATGACCGCCTGGTCGACCGTATCGCCGAGATAGGCCTCGGCATCTTCCTTCAGCTTGCGCAGGGTGAAGCTGGAGATCTGGCTCGGGCTGTATTTCTCGCCGCGCGCTTCAACCCAGGCGTCGCCGTTCTCGCCGGAGACGACCTTGTAGGGGACCAGGTCGTTGAAGCGCTTGGAGGCCTTGTCGTCGAAGCGGCGGCCGATCAGGCGCTTGATCGCGAAAAGGGTATTTTCCGGGTTGGTTACTGCCTGGCGCTTCGCGGCCTGGCCGACGAGACGTTCGCCGCTTTCGGCGAAGGCCACCATCGACGGCGTCGTGCGCGCGCCTTCGGCATTCTCAATCACTTTCGCGTCCTTGCCGTCCATGAACGCGATACAGGAATTGGTGGTTCCCAGGTCGATACCGATTACTTTGCTCATGTTTTCCTCGTCTTTCAGCAAACGTTGACGGCCTTCTCGAAGCGCCGTTCCCGTTCCCGATTGGTACGTTCAAGCCAACCGCTATATAGGCGTGGTGTGGCCGCGCTGCAACCAAGTGGAATAGGATTTCGCGACCCGCAAGTCCCATTAGAGCCAATTTTCCGGGAATCGGCGCCGATATGATCATCTCCGCGAGCTACCGCACCGACATCCCGGCCTTCTACAGCGCGTGGCTGAAGGCGCGGATCGAGGCCGGATACGCTCTTGTACCGAACCCCTACAGCGGCAAACCGTCACGGGTCGGGCTCCGGCCGGAGGAGGTGGACGGTTATGTCTTCTGGACCCGAAACGCCAGGCCGGCCCGGGCAATATTCGAAACCCTCGCCGCGGATCGCGTGCCCTTCGTCGTGCAATACACGGTCACCGGATATCCGTCCGCGCTCGAGCAGCGCGTTCCGCCGGTCGAGACCGCCCTCGCCGATATTGTTTCTTTATCGGAACGGTTTGGACCAAGGGCAGTGGTCTGGCGCTACGATCCGGTTTTCTGGTCCAGTCTCACGCCGCCGGATTTCCACCGGGAGACCGTAGCCCTCCTCGCCCGCGCGCTCGCCGGCAGTGTCGATGAAGTCACTTTCTCTGCCGCGCATATCTATCGCAAGAGCCGCCGCAACACCGAGGAAAGCGCCCGGCAGAGCGGCTTCGATTGGCGCGATCCCGGGCCGGAAGAGAAATCCGCGTTGTTGCAGGAACTCGCCGCGATCGCCGCGGAGGCGGGTCTTCGCCCGACGCTATGTTCGCAGCCCGAGCTTCTCGGCGGAGCCCTCTCACCCGCACGCTGCATCGACGCGGAACGGCTCGCGGATATCGCCGGACGCCCGCTCAAGGTCCGGCAGAAAGGCAACCGTCCGGGGTGTCTCTGCGCGGAATCCCGGGACATCGGCAGCTATGACAGCTGTCCACACGGATGCGTCTATTGTTATGCGGTCGAGAAGCGGGAGCGGGCGAAAACCGCCCTGAAGCGGCACGATCCGGCCGGTGAGGCGCTGCTGCCCTGACGCCGGCCGGATGATGAAGCGCTGGCGCGGAATGCGTTACGCCGTGGTGTCGACCGTTTCCTTCTTATCGTCCGGGCTCTTCGAGACCCCAACCATCGCGGCCCGCAGAAGGCGGTCCTGCAGCACGTAGCCCGGCTGCATCACCTGCACGACGGTGCCCGGCTCTGTCTTGGCGTCCGGAACCTCGAACATTGCCTGGTGCAGGTTGTAGTCGAACTTGTCGCCGAGCGGATCAATCTTGCGGATGCCGTGCTTCTCGAACACGCCGAGCAGTTCCTTCTCGGTCATCTCGACACCGATCACCAGGTTCTTCAGGGTGATGTCGAGCTCGTCGCGGTCTTCCGGCGCGGATTCGAGCGCCCGGCGCAGATTATCGGACGCGCTGAGCAGATCCCGGGCGAAATCGGTGATCGCGAACTTGCGCGCCTGCGCGACATCGCGCTCCGCCCGTTTCCGCGTGTTTTCCAGCTCCGCGAGCGTGCGGATCAGCTGATCCTTGAGCTGTTGAACCTCGTCGTCGGCGCGATCATCGTCGGCCTCCGCGTCGCTATCCTCGTTCTTCAGGCCGCCCATCAGCGCGTCCATGTCGAGAATCCCGTCATCCGGATTGACAAGCGGCTCGTCGCCCGGCGCGTCCTGGTTGGCGTGTTGCTCGGTTTTCTTGCCTTGTTCGGCCATCGGTCTGGCTCTTTCCCGTCTAGAGATCCTGAAAGTCAGGCCCAAATGTGGGCGGCCGGAATGGGAAATCAATCATTCCGGGCCCGGAGCGCCTGCTTTAGCGCGGCTCGGCCCCCGGATCAACGCTCCTCTGATCAGCCAATGACGCGGCCGATCAGCCGTGCGGTGTAATCGACCATGGGAATGATGCGGGCGTAATTCATCCGCGTCGGTCCGATTACGCCAATGGCACCGACCACACGCTTCTTCGTATCCCGGTAGGGCGAGAGGATCATCGAGCAGCCGGTATGTTCGAATAGCTGGTTTTCCGCCCCGATGAAGATCTGCACGCCGTCGGCATCGCCCGTCGCCTGCAGCAGCTTCAGCATGCCCTGCTTCTGTTCGAGCTGGTCGAACAGCAGGCGGATCCGCTCCAGATCCTCGACCGCAGAGACATCCTCAAGCAGGCGCGACTGGCCGCGCACAATGAGCGAACCGTCGTCGGGCCCACCCGCCAGCAGCGCGAGACCGTCCTCGACCACGCGCGCCGTGAGCTCGTCGAGCTCTATCCTGCGGTGCTCGATCTCCGCCTTGATGGACTTTAGCGCCTGATCGAGCGAGGCTCCGTGGAAGCGGGTATTCAGGAAGTTGGTCGCCTGCACGAGCGCCGAAGCCGGAAGATCGACAGGCAGCTCGATCACCCGGTTCTCCACCAGGCCGAGCTCGTTCACCAGCACGACGAGCGCCCGTCCGGCAGCCAGCGGCACGAATTCGATGTGGCGCAGCGACGGCTCCGATTTCGGGGAGATCACCAGACCGGCGCAGGACGAAAGGCCGGCCAGCGCGCGCGTCGCCTCGTCCAGAACCTCGTCATAACCGCGGCCATTCGCGGCGAGCAGGGAGTCGATCTTGCCCCGCTCTTCCTCGCTCAGGTCGCCGCCGATCTCCAGCAGCCCGTCGACCACGATGCGCAGGCCACGCTCGGTCGGCAGCCGGCCAGCGGAGGTATGTGGGGCGTAAAGCAGGCCCGCTTCCTCGAGATCGGCCATGACATTGCGGATCGTTGCCGGGGACAGCACCTCGCCGAGGCGGCGCGAGATCGTCCGCGAGCCGATCGGCTCGCCCGTCTCTACATAAGTGTCGACAATCTGTTGCAGGATTTCCCGCGAGCGGGCGTTCAGAGCCCCGATGCCTGACATGTGTTCCATGACGGAAAATCTAGGGAGCCCCCGTCGCACCGTCAATGCGCCTTGAATGATGGACGTACCGTGCCGCCGATAGTAGGTTGCGCGCGATTTCGAACAGACGATCCAGAGACCGGCATGGACCCGCAGGACGCGGGCCTATCAGGCCGGATACCGAAGAGGAGACTTCCATGGCCGGAACCGCCGAACGCCCGTCCGGGCGCAGCCCCGACCAGATGCGCAACGTCATTCTGGAGCCGGGTTTCGCCAAATATGCCGAGGGTTCCTGCCTCGCCAGATTCGGCGATACCCATGTGCTCTGCACCGCGTCCGTCGAGGACCGCGTGCCGCCGTTCCTGCGCAATTCCGGCAGCGGCTGGGTGACCGCGGAATACGGCATGCTGCCGCGCTCTACCCACACGCGGACCGACCGCGAGGCCGCGCGCGGCAAGCAGAGCGGACGGACCCAGGAAATCCAGCGCCTGATCGGGCGCTCGCTGCGCGCCGTCACCAATCTGAAGGCCATGGGCGAGCGGCAGATCAAGGTCGATTGCGATGTGCTGCAGGCGGACGGCGGCACCCGCACCGCCTCGATCACCGGCTCTTTCGTCGCCCTGCATCTTGCTTTCCAGAAGCTGGTCAAGCTCGGCGCGCTGCCCGAGGTCCCGCTGATCGACCATGTCGCGGCGGTTTCCTGCGGCATCTATAAAGGCACCCCGGTGCTCGACCTCGACTATATCGAGGATTCCGGCGCCGAGGCCGATGCCAACTTCGTTCTGACAGGCAATGCCGGGATCGTCGAGATCCAGGCGACGGCGGAAGAGGACCCGTTCGGCGACGAGGCCTTCACCGAGATGCTGAAGCTGGCGCGCGCCGGGGTCGCAGACCTGGTCGCGCTGCAGAAAAAAGCCATCGAGGGCTGAGCAATGGGCCGGGCTTTTACCGATAAGAAGCTGGTCATCGCGAGCCACAACCAGGGCAAGCTGCGGGAGATCCGGGATCTGGTCGGCCCGCTCGGCATCGAGGTGGTCTCCGCCGGCGAGCTCGGGCTGCCGGAACCGGAAGAAACCGGAACCACCTATATCGCCAACGCGGAGCTGAAGGCCTGCGCCGCGGCGGAACGGTCCGGCCTGCCGGCGCTGGCGGACGATTCCGGGCTGAGCGTGACCGCGCTGGACGGCAATCCGGGGATCTACTCCGCGCGCTGGGCGGGACCGGAGAAGGATTTCTCGATCGCCATGCGCAAGGTCGAGGACGCGCTTCAGGAAAAGGCCGCCGCCGGCAACACGGATCGTTCGGCCGCCTTCGTCTGCGCGCTCACGATCTGCTGGCCCGACGGACATACGGAATCCGTCGAGGGCCGCGTGTGGGGCGATCTCGTCTGGCCGCCGCGCGGCGCGAACGGCTTCGGCTACGATCCGATGTTCGTCCCCGAGGGGCACGAGAAGACCTTTGGTGAAGTCAATTCGGATTGGAAACATTCCGTCAGCCATCGGGCCGTCGCCTTCGAGAAGCTGCTGAAGCAGGTCGGTCTCGACGGCACCTCAGGCGATGCCGGATAAGGCAGAGATGGAGCGCGCGGCGGCGGAGCCGTTCGGGGTCTATGTCCACTGGCCCTTCTGCCTCTCCAAATGCCCCTATTGCGACTTCAACAGCCATGTCTCGGCGCGGATCGACCACGCACGCTGGCGCGCGGCGCTGAAAACCGAGCTTGCGCATTTCCATGCACTGGCGCCGGAACGGACCGTTTCCAGCATCTTCTTCGGGGGCGGCACGCCGTCGCTGATGGAGCCGGAGACCGTCGCCGCCGTGATCGACGAGATCCACCGGCTCTGGCCCTGGCGCAACCAGGTCGAGATCTCCCTCGAGGCCAACCCCACCTCGGTCGAGGCGGAGAAGTTCGCCGCGTTCCGGGAGGCAGGGGTCAACCGGGTCTCGCTCGGTATCCAGGCGCTGAACGACCGGGATCTGGCGTTTCTCGGCCGCACCCACGACGCGGCGCAGGCCCGCGAGGCGATCGCTGTCGCGCGGGATAATTTCGAGCGCATGTCCTTCGACCTCATTTATGCCCGCCCGGAGCAAACCGTGGCGGCCTGGAAGGCCGAGCTGAAGGAGGCGCTGGTCCTCGCGGCCGACCATATCTCGCTCTACCAGCTCACGATCGAGCCGGAGACCCCGTTCTTCGCCCGCCATGCGAAGGGCGAGATCGTGTTGCCGGAGGACGAGAACCAGGCCGCGCTCTACGAGGCGACCCAGGAGGTTCTGGACGCTGCGGGGATGCCTGCCTACGAGGTCTCGAACCATGCCCGCGCCGGCGCGGAATGCCGGCACAACCTGATCTACTGGCGCTATCACGATTATGCGGGCGTCGGTCCGGGCGCCCATTCCCGCCTGCGTGGCAACAGCCCCAACGGTTCACTCGTTACGCGTGCGATACATACCCGCCGCGCCCCGGCGATCTGGCTCGACCGGGTCGAGAAGACAGGAAGCGGGATCGCCGCAAGCGAAGAGGTCGACCGCGCCGGACGCCTGACCGAAATGCTGATGATGGGCCTCCGCCTCGCCGAGGGCATCGACCGGGCGCGGCTCGAAGCGGAAGCGGGGCGCGACCTGGAGTCCCTGTTCGGGCGCCCGCTGCTCGCAGATCTCGAAGAGGCCGGCTATATCGAGCCGATCGGAGACCGGCTCGCGGCCACACTGGAAGGCCGGCAGCGCCTCAATGCGGTCATCGCCGCCTTGACGGCGCGTCTGCCCGAACTCGCCTAGTTCGTCAGACCGTCAAACCGTTCCGGTGCCGTATCGATAACCTCGAGGGCGCGGTCCTTGATTTCGAAAATCGCGAGGCCGCGCTGGTTGGTGCCGTCGGCGACGAAGCGAAAGAGACCGTTCAATGCCACGAACCCGCTTTCCGCCATCAGCGCACCGCCGCCGAAATCCGGTCCCGTCTCGCCACGCTGCAGCGAAACCGTGAGCGCGATGCTGTCATAGGCGAGCGCGGCAAGGCCCGAGGGCCGCCGTCCGAAGGCCGCCTCGTAGCGCAGCGCGAAATTCTCCCGGTAGAGCGCGGGCGGCGCGGCGAACCAGCCGCCGACCAGGCTCGGCTCGGTCCCGAGGCTCGGATCCTCCCACTGCGCCGTTCCGAGCAGTTTCACACGCCGCGTGTCGACATCGTAATAGGCCAGCAGCGGCGCGATGGTCCGCAGCACATTGCCGCCTTCGGGAATCAGGATCGCGTCATAGGGCGGATCGCCGAGCGTATCCATCGACTGGAGTCGAGCCAGCGTCTGGCGGGAGATCTCGTCCGTTCGTCCGGCGAGTTCGTCCTTCTGGATCTTCAGAGATTCCCGTCGGCTGTCATACTCGGCGAAGGCACGGGCCGTTTCAGTGAAATCGGTGGCGAGTGGATCGTAGTAAGCGATCCGGGTGATCTCGGCGCCGGCACCGATCGAGGCC
Proteins encoded in this region:
- the rph gene encoding ribonuclease PH gives rise to the protein MAGTAERPSGRSPDQMRNVILEPGFAKYAEGSCLARFGDTHVLCTASVEDRVPPFLRNSGSGWVTAEYGMLPRSTHTRTDREAARGKQSGRTQEIQRLIGRSLRAVTNLKAMGERQIKVDCDVLQADGGTRTASITGSFVALHLAFQKLVKLGALPEVPLIDHVAAVSCGIYKGTPVLDLDYIEDSGAEADANFVLTGNAGIVEIQATAEEDPFGDEAFTEMLKLARAGVADLVALQKKAIEG
- the rdgB gene encoding RdgB/HAM1 family non-canonical purine NTP pyrophosphatase — translated: MGRAFTDKKLVIASHNQGKLREIRDLVGPLGIEVVSAGELGLPEPEETGTTYIANAELKACAAAERSGLPALADDSGLSVTALDGNPGIYSARWAGPEKDFSIAMRKVEDALQEKAAAGNTDRSAAFVCALTICWPDGHTESVEGRVWGDLVWPPRGANGFGYDPMFVPEGHEKTFGEVNSDWKHSVSHRAVAFEKLLKQVGLDGTSGDAG
- the hemW gene encoding radical SAM family heme chaperone HemW — translated: MPDKAEMERAAAEPFGVYVHWPFCLSKCPYCDFNSHVSARIDHARWRAALKTELAHFHALAPERTVSSIFFGGGTPSLMEPETVAAVIDEIHRLWPWRNQVEISLEANPTSVEAEKFAAFREAGVNRVSLGIQALNDRDLAFLGRTHDAAQAREAIAVARDNFERMSFDLIYARPEQTVAAWKAELKEALVLAADHISLYQLTIEPETPFFARHAKGEIVLPEDENQAALYEATQEVLDAAGMPAYEVSNHARAGAECRHNLIYWRYHDYAGVGPGAHSRLRGNSPNGSLVTRAIHTRRAPAIWLDRVEKTGSGIAASEEVDRAGRLTEMLMMGLRLAEGIDRARLEAEAGRDLESLFGRPLLADLEEAGYIEPIGDRLAATLEGRQRLNAVIAALTARLPELA